In Saccharothrix violaceirubra, the following are encoded in one genomic region:
- a CDS encoding DHA2 family efflux MFS transporter permease subunit, giving the protein MTATSVSDDAAVAASGALKPGDRLVIGVLLVATFVVVLNETIMVVALPVLLGELGVTASVGQWLTAGFLLTMSVVIPVTGYLIQRLPTRGLFAIAMSLFSAGTLLAALAPGFTVLLAARVVQASGTAIMVPLLMTTVMTLVPPARRGALMGNISIVISVAPAIGPTLSGMLLDTFGWRATFWAVLPIALVTLVVGLLRMTDVGESTGAPVDFVSVVLSVVGFGGLVYGLSNIGHTGDSGPAVLWGSLGAGVAGVALFVWRQVSLQRHERALLDLRTFGFRMFTLGSSLMMVMMGLLLGTATVLPLYLQDVLGFEPLTTGLLLLPGGLIMGLLAPFVGRLYDRVGPRVLVIVGTVATSASLWVSTTFGSATPAWLVLAFHVVLSLGLAFSLTPLFSSGLGALPARLYSHGSAIFATSQQLAGAAGVALLVSVMSARVADLTASGAGKAAADTGGVRAAFLLAAVLSLAAVVGAFLIKRGKQEDVPA; this is encoded by the coding sequence ATGACTGCTACAAGCGTGTCCGACGACGCCGCCGTCGCGGCGTCGGGAGCGCTCAAGCCCGGTGACCGGCTGGTCATCGGGGTGCTGCTGGTGGCCACGTTCGTGGTCGTGCTCAACGAGACGATCATGGTCGTGGCGCTGCCGGTGCTGCTCGGCGAACTCGGGGTGACCGCCTCCGTCGGGCAGTGGCTCACCGCCGGGTTCCTGCTGACCATGTCCGTGGTGATCCCGGTCACCGGGTACCTCATCCAGCGGCTGCCGACGCGGGGCCTGTTCGCCATCGCGATGTCGCTGTTCAGCGCGGGCACGCTGCTCGCCGCACTGGCACCGGGCTTCACCGTGCTGCTCGCCGCACGGGTGGTGCAGGCGTCCGGCACGGCGATCATGGTGCCGCTGCTGATGACCACCGTGATGACGCTCGTGCCGCCGGCCCGGCGCGGCGCGCTGATGGGGAACATCTCGATCGTCATCTCGGTCGCGCCCGCCATCGGCCCGACGCTGTCCGGCATGCTGCTCGACACCTTCGGGTGGCGGGCGACGTTCTGGGCGGTGCTGCCGATCGCGCTCGTGACGCTCGTGGTCGGCCTGCTGCGGATGACCGACGTCGGCGAGTCCACGGGCGCACCGGTCGACTTCGTGTCGGTCGTGCTGTCCGTGGTCGGGTTCGGCGGGTTGGTCTACGGGCTGTCGAACATCGGTCACACGGGCGACTCGGGTCCCGCCGTGCTGTGGGGTTCGCTGGGCGCGGGCGTGGCCGGTGTCGCGTTGTTCGTGTGGCGGCAGGTGTCGTTGCAACGGCATGAGCGGGCGTTGCTGGACCTGCGCACGTTCGGTTTCCGCATGTTCACGCTCGGCAGCTCGCTGATGATGGTCATGATGGGGTTGCTGCTCGGCACGGCCACCGTCCTGCCGCTCTACCTCCAGGACGTGCTCGGGTTCGAGCCGCTGACCACCGGTCTGCTGCTGTTGCCCGGCGGTCTGATCATGGGCCTGCTGGCGCCCTTCGTCGGCCGCCTGTACGACCGGGTCGGGCCGCGGGTCCTGGTGATCGTGGGCACCGTGGCCACGAGCGCCTCGCTGTGGGTGTCCACCACGTTCGGCAGCGCGACGCCCGCGTGGCTCGTGTTGGCCTTCCACGTCGTGCTCAGCCTCGGCCTGGCGTTCTCGCTGACGCCGCTGTTCTCGTCGGGTCTGGGCGCCCTGCCCGCCCGGCTGTACTCGCACGGCAGCGCGATCTTCGCGACGTCGCAGCAACTGGCCGGCGCGGCGGGTGTCGCACTGCTGGTGAGCGTGATGAGCGCGCGGGTGGCCGACCTGACCGCGTCGGGCGCGGGGAAGGCCGCGGCGGACACCGGGGGCGTGCGGGCGGCGTTCCTGCTCGCGGCCGTGCTGTCGTTGGCCGCGGTGGTCGGGGCGTTCCTGATCAAGCGCGGCAAGCAGGAGGACGTACCCGCGTAG
- a CDS encoding DUF4360 domain-containing protein — MLTTATAALLALSALVPTQDVPDAPPLRVEVASINGSGCPAGTAEVTTTDRTFSVSYQAFYAQAGGGANPVEFRRNCQLSLRVSLPDDYTYGLARTSYDGFAHIQDGATALNRVSFYFQGGPTTTAINRSFPGPFTDEWRTAYRPDPADVVYSPCGGTRNLNINAELRIDIGTADREKPNFVLTEASRGGLRAEFTTKHC; from the coding sequence ATGCTGACCACGGCAACGGCGGCTCTGCTGGCGTTATCCGCCCTCGTACCGACCCAGGACGTGCCCGACGCTCCCCCACTGCGCGTCGAGGTCGCGTCGATCAACGGTTCGGGCTGTCCGGCGGGTACCGCGGAGGTCACGACGACCGACCGCACGTTCAGCGTTTCGTACCAGGCTTTCTACGCCCAGGCGGGCGGCGGCGCGAACCCGGTCGAGTTCCGCCGCAACTGCCAGCTGAGCCTGCGCGTGAGCCTGCCCGACGACTACACCTATGGCCTGGCGCGCACGTCGTACGACGGCTTCGCGCACATCCAGGACGGCGCCACGGCGCTGAACCGGGTCAGCTTCTACTTCCAGGGCGGACCCACGACGACGGCGATCAACCGCTCCTTCCCGGGTCCGTTCACCGACGAGTGGCGCACCGCCTACCGCCCCGACCCGGCGGACGTCGTCTACTCGCCCTGCGGCGGGACGCGCAACCTCAACATCAACGCGGAACTGCGGATCGACATCGGCACCGCGGACCGCGAGAAGCCCAACTTCGTCCTGACCGAGGCGAGCCGGGGCGGCCTGCGGGCCGAGTTCACGACCAAGCACTGCTGA
- a CDS encoding MFS transporter — translation MVARGVLVPLALAQFVCSFAGSNMTVMIDDISRDLDTTVQGVQSAITIFLLVMAALMIPGGKLTDRYGRKVCLNLGLAVYGVGALLSALAPNLTVLVIGNSILEGIGTALLIPPVYILTTVLFTDGVARARAFGAVNAMGGIGAATGPLIGGLIATTLGWRAAFVFQALVVAVIIVLGRRHLRDPLPADPTRTFDVGGAILSAGGLSLVVLGILLADDDIRLTLVFLAAGALVLLWFFLAGRARERRGREPLLSARLFRDRTANLGLVTQNLEWLVLMGISLVVSTYLQVVRGHNAVQTGLVLTAATIGLLLTSLAAERLAKHHSQRVLVMAGFATTTTGIALFLALSAVSSGTWACLPGLFLIGLGTGAMLTPSVNIVQSSFPERLQGEISGLSRSVSNLGSSLGTAIAGTILVAGLARTPERSYALALTILAVIAAGGLVTAALLPRADKVTRRG, via the coding sequence ATGGTCGCGCGCGGAGTCCTGGTGCCGCTGGCACTGGCCCAGTTCGTGTGCAGCTTCGCCGGGTCCAACATGACCGTGATGATCGACGACATCAGCCGCGACCTGGACACCACGGTCCAGGGCGTCCAGTCGGCGATCACGATCTTCCTCCTGGTCATGGCCGCGTTGATGATCCCCGGCGGCAAACTGACCGACCGCTACGGGCGCAAGGTCTGTCTGAACCTCGGTCTGGCCGTCTACGGCGTCGGCGCGCTGTTGAGCGCGTTGGCACCGAACCTGACCGTGTTGGTGATCGGCAACTCGATCCTGGAGGGCATCGGCACCGCCCTGCTGATCCCGCCGGTCTACATCCTGACCACGGTGCTGTTCACCGACGGGGTCGCACGGGCCCGCGCGTTCGGCGCCGTCAACGCCATGGGCGGCATCGGCGCGGCCACCGGCCCGCTGATCGGCGGCCTGATCGCGACGACGCTGGGCTGGCGGGCGGCGTTCGTGTTCCAGGCCCTGGTCGTCGCGGTGATCATCGTGCTGGGCCGCCGGCACCTGCGCGACCCGCTCCCGGCCGACCCGACCCGGACGTTCGACGTCGGCGGCGCGATCCTGTCGGCGGGCGGCCTGTCCCTGGTCGTGCTCGGCATCCTGCTCGCCGACGACGACATCCGGCTCACGCTCGTCTTCCTGGCGGCCGGGGCGCTGGTCCTGCTGTGGTTCTTCCTCGCCGGGCGGGCCCGGGAACGCCGGGGCCGCGAGCCACTGCTGTCGGCGCGGCTGTTCCGCGACCGCACCGCCAACCTCGGCCTGGTCACGCAGAACCTGGAATGGCTCGTGCTCATGGGGATCTCGCTGGTCGTCTCGACCTACCTCCAGGTCGTGCGCGGCCACAACGCCGTCCAGACCGGTCTCGTCCTCACCGCCGCCACGATCGGCCTGCTGCTGACGTCGTTGGCCGCCGAACGCCTGGCGAAGCACCACAGCCAACGCGTACTCGTGATGGCGGGCTTCGCCACCACGACGACCGGCATCGCACTGTTCCTGGCGTTGTCCGCCGTCTCGTCCGGGACGTGGGCCTGCCTGCCCGGCCTGTTCCTCATCGGGCTGGGCACGGGCGCGATGCTGACGCCGTCGGTGAACATCGTGCAGTCGAGCTTCCCGGAACGCCTCCAGGGCGAGATCTCCGGCCTGTCGCGCAGCGTCTCGAACCTGGGCTCGTCGCTGGGCACCGCGATCGCGGGCACGATCCTGGTCGCCGGTCTGGCCCGGACGCCGGAGCGGTCCTACGCCCTGGCGCTGACGATCCTCGCCGTGATCGCCGCGGGCGGTCTGGTCACCGCCGCCCTCCTGCCCCGCGCCGACAAGGTCACCCGGCGCGGATGA
- a CDS encoding DUF1269 domain-containing protein: MATLTVWKFDDTTAADETVATLEGLAAQQLITLHDAATVSWRTDAKKPKTRQLHNLTGKGALGGTLWGVLFGLIFLVPFLGAAIGAATGALAGSLSDVGIDDDFIKEVRKEVTPGTSALFLLSSDAVVEKVQAVLREHGHRPRLIRSNLNAEQEARLRELISA; this comes from the coding sequence ATGGCGACCCTGACGGTCTGGAAATTCGACGACACGACGGCGGCCGACGAAACCGTCGCGACCTTGGAAGGTCTGGCGGCACAACAGCTCATCACCCTGCACGACGCGGCGACCGTGTCGTGGCGGACGGATGCCAAGAAGCCCAAGACCAGGCAGCTGCACAACCTCACCGGCAAGGGCGCGCTCGGCGGCACCCTCTGGGGCGTGCTGTTCGGCCTGATCTTCCTGGTGCCGTTCCTGGGCGCCGCGATCGGGGCGGCGACCGGCGCACTGGCCGGGTCGTTGAGCGACGTGGGCATCGACGACGACTTCATCAAGGAGGTGCGCAAGGAGGTCACACCCGGCACGTCCGCGCTGTTCCTGCTGTCGAGCGACGCGGTCGTGGAGAAGGTCCAGGCGGTGCTGCGGGAACACGGGCACCGGCCGCGGCTGATCCGCTCCAACCTGAACGCCGAGCAGGAGGCGAGGTTGCGGGAGCTGATCTCCGCCTGA
- a CDS encoding polyprenyl synthetase family protein, protein MSVLVRDDHELAADRAAVEAALAAFLGDRTDELAALGVPEFATVGHGFLKGGKRLRPTLCCRGWRAAGGEGPLPHRVAAVAASLELFHAFALVQDDVMDDSDTRRGEPTAHRAFAGVLAGRSRARELGADAAILLGDLLLSWSYDLLYEAECPPPVWRLLRAMHAETLTGQYLDLTGTLTDGVERALRVGELKTAAYTTRRPLQAGALLAGADQNVVAVLGEVGALLGEAFQLRDDLLGTFGDPSTTGKPVLDDLREGRNTTLLAVARHHATSEHRAALDRMVADKTPDPVLLHAILTATSARDRVERMIATRHDQAKALLAGPPLSPARTSLLGRLITTIVYRDH, encoded by the coding sequence ATGTCCGTTCTCGTCCGGGACGACCACGAACTGGCCGCGGACCGCGCCGCGGTCGAGGCGGCGCTGGCGGCGTTCCTCGGCGACCGGACCGACGAACTGGCCGCGCTCGGCGTGCCGGAGTTCGCCACGGTCGGTCACGGGTTCCTCAAGGGCGGCAAGCGACTGCGCCCGACGTTGTGCTGCCGCGGGTGGCGCGCGGCGGGCGGCGAGGGACCGCTGCCGCACCGGGTGGCCGCCGTCGCCGCGTCCCTGGAGCTGTTCCACGCGTTCGCCCTGGTGCAGGACGACGTCATGGACGACAGCGACACCCGCCGGGGCGAACCGACCGCCCACCGGGCGTTCGCGGGCGTGCTGGCCGGCCGCTCGCGGGCGCGCGAACTCGGCGCCGACGCCGCGATCCTGCTCGGCGACCTGCTGCTGTCGTGGTCGTACGACCTGCTGTACGAGGCGGAATGCCCGCCACCGGTGTGGCGCCTGCTGCGCGCCATGCACGCCGAAACCCTGACCGGCCAGTACCTCGACCTCACCGGCACCCTGACCGACGGCGTCGAACGGGCACTGCGCGTGGGTGAACTGAAGACCGCCGCCTACACCACCCGACGACCGCTCCAGGCGGGCGCGCTGCTGGCGGGCGCCGACCAGAACGTGGTGGCGGTCCTCGGGGAGGTCGGCGCCCTGCTCGGCGAGGCGTTCCAGTTGCGCGACGACCTGCTGGGCACGTTCGGCGATCCGTCGACCACCGGGAAGCCCGTCCTGGACGACCTCCGGGAGGGCCGGAACACCACCCTGCTGGCCGTGGCCCGCCACCACGCCACGTCGGAGCACCGGGCCGCCCTGGACCGGATGGTCGCGGACAAGACCCCCGATCCGGTCCTCCTGCACGCGATCCTGACCGCCACCAGCGCCCGGGACCGCGTCGAGCGGATGATCGCCACCCGGCACGACCAGGCGAAGGCCCTGCTCGCCGGACCGCCTCTGTCCCCCGCCCGGACCTCGTTGCTGGGCCGCCTGATCACCACGATCGTCTACCGCGACCACTGA
- a CDS encoding helix-turn-helix domain-containing protein, whose product MPDPTALDLTSAEVDVYRELTDRAGTAAQLAARLRIGDDRVRTALRGLRRLDLVVRSSGRPAVFSAVAPAIGLGGLVLRRERKLEELRRLQTELQERHSRAVRGAEPTELLEVVGGTDGIARRAAQLMRSARHEVRFVDKPPYAEPPSILHPVERDLLDRGVRFRGVYDRDGLEMHGLEEDLEPGLALGEQARVVADAPLKMILVDRHSALIPLDSSAPDVRTALVVRPCTLLHALELLFENLWREALPLSLIDGEDLSAVDMRLLGLLTTGMPDRTIAKQLGLSYRTFQRRLHDLMEALGAQTRFQAGLRAAAKGWVRLSVPD is encoded by the coding sequence GTGCCGGATCCGACCGCGCTCGACCTCACCTCAGCGGAAGTGGACGTCTACCGGGAGTTGACGGACCGGGCCGGTACCGCGGCCCAGCTCGCCGCGCGCCTGCGCATCGGCGACGACCGGGTCCGCACGGCACTGCGCGGGTTGCGGCGCCTGGACCTGGTCGTCCGGTCGTCCGGCCGGCCGGCGGTGTTCAGCGCGGTCGCACCGGCGATCGGCCTCGGTGGACTCGTGTTGCGCCGCGAGCGCAAGCTGGAGGAGTTGCGCCGGCTGCAGACCGAACTCCAGGAGCGCCACAGCCGCGCGGTGCGGGGTGCCGAACCGACCGAGTTGCTGGAGGTCGTCGGCGGCACGGACGGCATCGCCCGGCGGGCGGCGCAGTTGATGCGCTCGGCGCGGCACGAGGTGCGGTTCGTGGACAAGCCGCCGTACGCCGAACCGCCGAGCATCCTGCACCCGGTGGAACGCGACCTGCTCGACCGCGGCGTGCGCTTCCGCGGCGTCTACGACCGCGACGGTCTGGAGATGCACGGTCTGGAGGAGGACCTGGAGCCGGGACTCGCGCTCGGCGAACAGGCCCGGGTGGTGGCCGACGCGCCGTTGAAGATGATCCTGGTCGACCGCCACTCCGCGTTGATCCCGTTGGACTCGTCGGCACCGGACGTGCGCACCGCACTGGTCGTGCGGCCGTGCACGCTCCTGCACGCGCTGGAACTCCTCTTCGAGAACCTGTGGCGGGAGGCGCTGCCGCTGTCCCTGATCGACGGCGAGGACCTGTCCGCCGTGGACATGCGGCTGCTCGGCCTGCTCACGACCGGCATGCCCGACCGCACGATCGCCAAGCAGCTCGGGCTGAGCTACCGCACGTTCCAACGCCGGCTGCACGACCTGATGGAAGCCCTCGGCGCGCAGACCCGGTTCCAGGCGGGACTGCGCGCCGCGGCGAAGGGCTGGGTCCGGCTGTCCGTGCCGGACTGA
- a CDS encoding S8 family peptidase, which produces MSARFRALAGAALLVCAIPLYGAPPGASAAPGGTPPARTAPAEPGPAEPASPHRVTLITGDVVVYDDNPAAARIEPAPRENGGRLAFTTTTNSRGVSVYPSDAVPLITAGRLDPALFNVTTLAAEGRTDGETPVIPVIAKTDGRPAALAVTTHLTGAVGLRVDKAQAPGFWNALKSDSLGLSKVSLDRKVKPVLDHAAPRSAPAAAPDPDAEGTGVTVAVVDTGIDVGHPDLVGRVAAEADFSGDGDTGDHHGHGTHVASTIAGSGAASGGKYRGVAPGATLLSAKVFDRTGSGDESQVMAGIEWAVAQGAKIVNLSLGAGVTDGTDPLSELVDRLSAEHGTLFVAAAGNSGSGDRTVTTPGAAASALTVGAVDRDDRLAWFSSRGPRLRDALVKPEIVAPGVDVVAARAAGTSMGTPVDDRYTSSSGTSMATPHVAGAAALLAQQHPDWTGGVIKDVLASTAKDVGLKWYEQGAGRLDIPRALTQRMTGPASAGFGRVEGTEPAAHQVVYRNEGGTPQHVDLSLGVQSWDGTPPKPDSMRLTTGSLSLPPGSTAATTVTVDPDAGPAGVYGGTIVVGDAQGGTIRTPVSTYNPPPAQPISVRVLDSTGAPATEALAQVVDDALGEGNRNDPFLDQVEHWVDLVGGVGRVSLPRSTYSVLGWVVENGLTARRWCGLGASELVVDKPTTVTLDCRAAVPVRGDTTVRTDQRDRTVTLRRVLPAPAGGVGNTTEIGLSAGAADWETRVTPAAPTKVGAISLQDYAILGSAAVDLVDAGGRRLDPGYDVGSVTGSLVGGHRFALVPPGGDVKGKAVVVRIAPPTGAADPVGAVDLAMSKAAQTAARAGAAALVAYVDLPGAIAPTPPVGAALPVFTLDQAQGESLRAKGGDVTITVRATPEAMFNLSVVDRNGVPKDRVRRYRPEDLVATRTAYHADQPGLTAGKSWYAFPDGLWKTQFVQGVGITAPGTWTEYTGPGDQRTVWKRVTTLGVPGRAALSINRFNVYKPGERTRPDEFWFRAPLRPGAVELNADHPGRYPSAEGRWRVPCSQCREGDMFTPALQWVDGQGFVSPQENSKYFATTTARLFRDDLEILPVKDPFARFPRFALAPRSARYRLEVTDVMAGAGRIGAPSTLLFGHARRIETTWTFTSSRSDDAPPPGYSCQHGDRCAFQPLIQVDYRLPLDVTNTLSGDTFDLAVASHTGAHDAGPVVWVHVAWSTDGTTWTDVVAKPRGGGVWSVAAPAASGDVSLRVDARDSRGNTVRQTIRGTYRSG; this is translated from the coding sequence ATGTCCGCACGTTTTCGCGCACTGGCCGGTGCGGCCCTGCTGGTCTGTGCGATTCCGCTGTACGGCGCACCGCCCGGTGCATCGGCCGCGCCCGGCGGCACCCCGCCGGCCCGAACCGCACCCGCTGAACCGGGACCCGCCGAACCGGCGTCGCCCCACCGGGTCACGCTCATCACCGGCGACGTCGTCGTCTACGACGACAACCCGGCGGCGGCCCGCATCGAACCGGCACCGCGGGAGAACGGCGGTCGCCTCGCGTTCACCACGACCACGAACAGTCGCGGCGTCTCGGTCTACCCCTCCGACGCGGTGCCCCTGATCACCGCGGGCAGGCTGGACCCGGCCCTGTTCAACGTCACCACGCTGGCGGCCGAGGGCCGCACCGACGGCGAGACCCCGGTGATTCCGGTGATCGCCAAGACCGACGGCCGGCCGGCCGCGCTCGCCGTGACGACCCACCTGACCGGCGCGGTGGGTCTGCGGGTGGACAAGGCGCAGGCCCCAGGATTCTGGAACGCGCTCAAGTCGGACAGCCTCGGCCTGTCGAAGGTGTCGTTGGACCGCAAGGTGAAACCGGTCCTCGACCACGCCGCGCCCCGGTCCGCACCGGCCGCCGCGCCCGACCCGGACGCCGAGGGCACGGGTGTCACGGTGGCTGTCGTGGACACGGGGATCGACGTCGGACACCCGGATCTCGTCGGCCGGGTCGCGGCCGAGGCCGACTTCAGCGGCGACGGCGACACCGGCGACCACCACGGCCACGGCACCCACGTCGCGTCGACCATCGCGGGCTCGGGAGCGGCGTCCGGCGGGAAGTACCGGGGCGTGGCACCGGGCGCGACCCTGTTGTCCGCCAAGGTGTTCGACCGGACCGGCTCCGGGGACGAGTCCCAGGTCATGGCGGGCATCGAGTGGGCCGTGGCCCAGGGCGCGAAGATCGTGAACCTGAGCCTGGGCGCGGGCGTCACCGACGGCACCGACCCGCTGAGCGAACTGGTCGACCGGCTGTCGGCCGAACACGGCACGCTCTTCGTCGCGGCGGCGGGCAACTCCGGCTCCGGCGACCGCACGGTCACCACACCCGGCGCGGCGGCGTCGGCGCTGACCGTCGGCGCGGTGGACCGGGACGACCGGCTGGCGTGGTTCAGCAGCCGAGGTCCCCGCCTGCGCGACGCGCTGGTCAAGCCGGAGATCGTCGCGCCGGGCGTGGACGTCGTCGCCGCGCGGGCGGCCGGCACGTCCATGGGCACGCCGGTGGACGACCGCTACACCTCGTCGTCGGGCACGTCCATGGCGACGCCGCACGTCGCGGGCGCGGCGGCCCTCCTGGCGCAGCAACACCCCGACTGGACCGGTGGGGTGATCAAGGACGTGCTCGCCTCGACCGCGAAGGACGTCGGCCTCAAGTGGTACGAGCAGGGCGCGGGCCGACTGGACATCCCGCGCGCGCTCACCCAGCGCATGACCGGCCCGGCGTCGGCGGGCTTCGGCCGGGTCGAGGGCACGGAACCGGCCGCGCACCAGGTGGTCTACCGCAACGAGGGCGGCACGCCGCAGCACGTCGACCTGTCGCTGGGCGTCCAGTCGTGGGACGGCACGCCGCCCAAGCCGGACAGCATGCGGCTGACCACCGGCTCGCTGTCCCTCCCGCCCGGCTCGACCGCCGCGACGACCGTCACGGTCGACCCGGACGCGGGACCGGCCGGCGTGTACGGCGGCACGATCGTCGTCGGCGACGCCCAGGGCGGCACGATCCGCACCCCGGTCAGCACCTACAACCCGCCGCCCGCGCAACCGATCTCGGTACGGGTGCTGGACTCGACCGGCGCCCCCGCGACCGAGGCCCTCGCCCAGGTCGTCGACGACGCGCTGGGCGAGGGCAACCGCAACGACCCCTTCCTGGACCAGGTGGAGCACTGGGTGGACCTGGTCGGCGGCGTCGGGCGGGTGTCGCTGCCCCGGAGCACCTACAGCGTGCTGGGCTGGGTGGTGGAGAACGGCCTCACCGCGCGGCGCTGGTGCGGGCTCGGCGCGTCCGAGCTGGTGGTCGACAAGCCCACCACGGTCACACTCGACTGCCGGGCGGCGGTGCCCGTCCGCGGCGACACGACCGTCCGCACCGACCAGCGCGACCGCACCGTCACGCTGCGCCGGGTCCTGCCCGCGCCCGCCGGGGGCGTCGGCAACACCACGGAGATCGGCCTCAGCGCCGGTGCGGCGGACTGGGAGACGCGGGTGACGCCCGCCGCACCCACGAAGGTCGGCGCGATCTCGTTGCAGGACTACGCGATCCTCGGCAGCGCGGCCGTCGACCTCGTCGACGCCGGGGGACGGCGGTTGGACCCCGGCTACGACGTCGGGTCGGTGACCGGATCCCTCGTGGGCGGGCACCGGTTCGCCCTCGTCCCCCCGGGCGGGGACGTGAAAGGCAAGGCGGTCGTGGTCCGCATCGCGCCGCCGACCGGCGCCGCGGACCCGGTGGGCGCGGTGGACCTGGCGATGTCCAAGGCGGCGCAGACCGCCGCGCGGGCCGGCGCGGCGGCACTCGTGGCCTACGTGGACCTGCCCGGTGCGATCGCGCCCACCCCGCCGGTCGGGGCCGCGCTGCCGGTGTTCACCCTGGACCAGGCGCAGGGCGAGTCGTTGCGCGCCAAGGGCGGCGACGTCACGATCACCGTCCGCGCGACCCCGGAGGCGATGTTCAACCTGAGCGTCGTCGACCGCAACGGCGTGCCCAAGGACCGCGTGCGCCGGTACCGACCCGAGGACCTCGTCGCGACCAGGACCGCCTATCACGCCGACCAGCCCGGACTGACGGCGGGCAAGAGCTGGTACGCGTTCCCCGACGGGTTGTGGAAGACGCAATTCGTCCAGGGCGTAGGGATCACCGCGCCCGGCACGTGGACCGAGTACACCGGTCCGGGCGACCAGCGGACGGTGTGGAAGCGCGTCACGACCCTGGGCGTGCCGGGCCGGGCCGCGCTGTCGATCAACCGGTTCAACGTCTACAAACCCGGCGAGCGCACCCGCCCCGACGAGTTCTGGTTCCGCGCACCGCTGCGTCCCGGCGCGGTGGAGCTGAACGCCGACCACCCCGGCCGGTACCCGTCGGCGGAGGGTCGGTGGCGGGTCCCGTGCTCGCAGTGCCGCGAAGGCGACATGTTCACGCCCGCGTTGCAGTGGGTGGACGGGCAGGGTTTCGTGAGCCCGCAGGAGAACTCGAAGTACTTCGCCACCACCACCGCCCGCCTGTTCCGCGACGACCTGGAGATCCTGCCGGTCAAGGACCCGTTCGCGCGCTTCCCCCGGTTCGCGTTGGCGCCGCGGAGCGCCCGGTACCGGCTGGAGGTGACCGACGTGATGGCGGGCGCGGGCCGGATCGGCGCGCCGAGCACGCTGCTGTTCGGGCATGCCCGGCGTATCGAGACGACGTGGACGTTCACCTCGTCCAGGTCGGACGACGCCCCGCCGCCGGGCTACTCGTGCCAGCACGGCGACCGGTGCGCGTTCCAACCGCTGATCCAGGTCGACTACCGGCTGCCGCTGGACGTGACCAACACCCTGAGCGGTGACACGTTCGACCTCGCGGTGGCGTCGCACACGGGCGCGCACGACGCCGGGCCGGTCGTCTGGGTGCACGTGGCCTGGTCGACCGACGGGACGACGTGGACCGACGTCGTCGCGAAACCGCGGGGCGGCGGCGTGTGGAGTGTGGCGGCACCGGCGGCGTCCGGCGACGTCTCGTTGCGGGTCGACGCCCGCGACAGCCGGGGCAACACGGTGCGGCAGACGATCCGGGGCACCTACCGGAGCGGGTGA
- a CDS encoding lamin tail domain-containing protein, which produces MRRILGGAVVLAAAATMIAAGVTVASADDSQPLASSSLVVNEVATSGPNGELDEFVEIVNVSSQTVKLAQNFQVRIYNAQNAQYKTILFPANTVLQPSGSVQSVIVLTGPDFSGTIQRGVQVVPYVLDLPAGIPDDGAVLISTNNNARVDGVAFSASVPAIAREGQPARATANLPVVDPTRYVSAARDVLSTDTDDNMLDFSLHTATPGDLN; this is translated from the coding sequence ATGCGTCGAATTCTGGGCGGAGCGGTCGTCCTCGCCGCCGCTGCCACGATGATCGCGGCGGGTGTCACGGTGGCCTCGGCCGACGACAGCCAACCGCTGGCGTCGTCGTCCCTGGTCGTCAACGAAGTGGCGACCAGCGGGCCCAACGGCGAACTCGACGAATTCGTGGAGATCGTCAATGTGAGCAGCCAGACCGTGAAACTGGCGCAGAACTTCCAGGTTCGGATCTACAACGCGCAGAACGCGCAGTACAAGACGATCCTGTTCCCGGCCAACACGGTCCTGCAGCCCAGCGGAAGCGTGCAGTCCGTGATCGTGCTGACCGGCCCGGATTTCTCGGGCACCATCCAGCGCGGCGTGCAGGTCGTGCCCTACGTGCTCGACCTGCCGGCCGGAATCCCGGACGACGGCGCCGTCCTGATCTCCACGAACAACAACGCGCGGGTCGACGGCGTGGCGTTCTCGGCATCGGTGCCCGCGATCGCGCGTGAAGGCCAACCGGCCCGCGCGACCGCGAACCTCCCGGTCGTCGACCCGACCCGGTACGTGTCCGCCGCGCGTGACGTCCTGAGTACGGACACCGACGACAACATGCTCGACTTCTCGCTGCACACGGCGACGCCGGGCGACCTGAACTGA
- a CDS encoding helix-turn-helix transcriptional regulator: MPTEHLDSGTLSAVLAQLRRERGMTQYDLAARLRAVSGSGITREEVSRWERGKRIPGPYWRGWLGKVLDISEYKFERAAAIARALRRTDHD; encoded by the coding sequence ATGCCAACGGAACACCTCGACAGCGGAACACTAAGCGCAGTCCTCGCGCAGTTGCGGCGTGAACGTGGAATGACCCAGTACGACCTGGCCGCGCGACTGCGGGCCGTTTCCGGCAGCGGCATAACCAGGGAGGAGGTATCCCGTTGGGAGCGCGGGAAACGCATTCCAGGGCCGTACTGGCGCGGTTGGCTCGGAAAGGTCCTCGACATCTCCGAGTACAAGTTCGAACGAGCCGCGGCGATCGCCCGCGCACTGCGCCGGACGGACCACGACTGA